From Thalassotalea euphylliae, the proteins below share one genomic window:
- the dnaE gene encoding DNA polymerase III subunit alpha, translating to MSEPLTQSDPKFIHLRVHSDFSMSDGLAKMKPIIGKAESLNMPAIGISDQTNLCGLVKFYHGCHGAGIKPIIGTDFWVKSDELEDELFRLVVIASDNTGYKNLTELISKAYLRGHVQGKAVLDKKWLVEHAEGIILLSGGREGDVGKALLKGNQALVAEMVSFYQTHFADRYYLELIRTGRQDEETYLHLAVELASAQGLPVVATNEVVFLNPEDFDAHEIRVAIHDGFTLDDKRRPKRYSPQQYLRSEEEMCELFSDIPEALANSVEIAKRCNATVRLGEYFLPDFPTEGMKIDDFLVKVSEEGLQERLEFLFDKDAPDFAEKRQPYDERLKIELDVINNMGFPGYFLIVMEFIQWSKDNDIPVGPGRGSGAGSLVAYALKITDLDPLEFDLLFERFLNPERISMPDFDVDFCMDRRDEVIDHTAELYGRDAVSQIITFGTMAAKAVIRDVGRVLGHPYGFVDRISKLIPGDPGMTLAKAFDVEPKLPEIYEQDSEVKDLIDMCRILEGTTRNAGKHAGGVVISPTTITDFAPLYCDDEGKNPVTQFDKNDVEDAGLVKFDFLGLRTLTILQWAINMANEKIAKTDGQPIDIAAIPLDDKDAFKVLLAAQTTAVFQLESSGMKALIEKLKPDCFEDIIALVALFRPGPLDSGMVDNFIERKHGREEVSYPDATWQHEWLKPVLEPTYGIILYQEQVMQIAQVLAGYTLGGADMLRRAMGKKKPEEMAKQRAVFEEGAKGQGVDGELAMKIFDLVEKFAGYGFNKSHSAAYALVSYQTLWMKAHYPEPFMAAVMSADMDNTDKIVTLVDECSNMGLTLLPPDVNSGQYKFTVNDDNEIVYGIGAVKGVGEGPIEAIIAAREAGGPFADLFDFCARVDIKKTNKRVLERLIKSGAMDALGPKTENGGPHRAAMFETLPEAIKAAEQHAKAQALGQDDLFGLINEQPEDTRQTFKDVPHWPEQEWLEGEKETLGLYLTGHPINRYLAEIKHYATSRLVGVQPTGRDKSATLVGLVIGVRVLVNKRGRRWALVTLDDRSARLDVRLFPDDYDRFQDLLVNDAILVCSGQVSFDDYSGGYTMSGRDIITIADARENHVKSLDLNVDSSQIGADFIEQFTQVLSPYKDGTCPVRVFYKRQEAQGVLELGVQWRVTPADMLLHEMKQLLGEENLALQFK from the coding sequence ATGTCAGAGCCACTAACCCAAAGCGATCCTAAATTTATTCACTTACGCGTCCACAGTGACTTTTCGATGAGTGACGGCTTAGCGAAAATGAAGCCGATTATCGGCAAAGCAGAATCGCTCAATATGCCCGCGATTGGTATTAGCGATCAAACTAACTTGTGTGGCTTGGTAAAGTTTTATCACGGTTGTCATGGCGCGGGTATTAAGCCGATTATCGGCACTGATTTTTGGGTAAAAAGCGATGAATTGGAAGATGAACTGTTTCGCCTTGTGGTGATCGCATCCGACAATACCGGTTATAAAAACCTGACAGAGCTTATTTCAAAAGCTTATCTGCGTGGCCATGTGCAAGGTAAAGCGGTACTGGATAAGAAATGGTTAGTTGAGCACGCCGAAGGCATTATTTTGCTTTCTGGTGGCCGTGAGGGCGATGTTGGTAAGGCACTGTTAAAAGGTAACCAAGCACTGGTTGCTGAGATGGTGAGCTTTTATCAAACCCATTTTGCCGATAGATACTACCTTGAGCTGATTCGCACTGGCCGACAAGACGAAGAAACTTACCTACATTTAGCCGTCGAGCTGGCAAGTGCTCAAGGCTTGCCTGTGGTGGCCACTAACGAAGTGGTGTTTCTTAACCCTGAAGATTTCGATGCCCACGAAATCCGCGTGGCGATTCACGACGGTTTTACCCTTGATGATAAGCGACGTCCTAAACGTTACTCGCCGCAGCAATACCTGCGCTCAGAAGAAGAAATGTGTGAGCTGTTCTCAGACATTCCTGAAGCACTTGCCAACTCGGTAGAAATTGCTAAGCGCTGCAATGCCACCGTTCGTCTTGGCGAATACTTCCTGCCTGATTTCCCAACCGAGGGGATGAAGATTGACGACTTCCTTGTCAAAGTGTCGGAAGAAGGCTTGCAAGAGCGTTTAGAGTTTTTATTTGATAAAGATGCGCCGGACTTTGCGGAAAAGCGTCAACCCTATGATGAACGCCTAAAAATCGAGTTAGACGTTATCAATAATATGGGGTTTCCCGGTTACTTCTTGATCGTAATGGAATTTATCCAGTGGAGTAAGGACAACGACATTCCAGTGGGGCCTGGGCGTGGCTCTGGTGCTGGCTCGCTCGTGGCTTACGCATTAAAAATTACTGACCTAGACCCACTAGAATTTGACCTGCTATTTGAGCGATTCCTTAACCCCGAGCGGATCTCGATGCCGGATTTCGATGTCGATTTCTGTATGGATCGCCGCGATGAAGTAATCGACCACACCGCCGAACTTTATGGCCGTGATGCGGTATCGCAAATTATTACTTTCGGTACTATGGCGGCAAAAGCGGTTATTCGCGATGTTGGCCGAGTATTAGGTCACCCCTACGGTTTTGTTGACCGCATTTCTAAGCTCATTCCGGGCGACCCGGGCATGACGCTCGCTAAAGCCTTTGACGTTGAGCCAAAACTGCCTGAAATTTACGAGCAAGACTCGGAAGTAAAAGACCTTATTGATATGTGTCGTATCTTGGAAGGGACGACACGTAATGCCGGTAAACACGCTGGTGGTGTGGTTATCTCGCCCACGACGATCACGGATTTTGCGCCGCTTTACTGTGACGATGAAGGTAAAAACCCTGTCACTCAATTCGATAAAAACGACGTTGAAGATGCGGGCTTGGTTAAGTTTGACTTCCTTGGGCTTCGAACCCTGACTATCTTGCAGTGGGCAATCAATATGGCGAATGAAAAAATCGCCAAAACCGATGGTCAGCCCATTGATATCGCCGCTATACCGCTAGACGACAAAGATGCCTTTAAAGTGCTACTAGCAGCGCAAACCACCGCCGTATTCCAGCTGGAATCGTCGGGTATGAAAGCGCTAATTGAAAAGCTAAAGCCTGACTGTTTTGAAGATATTATCGCACTGGTAGCCCTGTTTAGACCGGGGCCGCTAGATTCGGGCATGGTAGATAACTTTATCGAACGTAAGCACGGCCGTGAAGAAGTTTCTTACCCAGATGCAACATGGCAGCACGAGTGGCTAAAACCGGTACTTGAACCAACCTACGGCATTATTCTTTACCAAGAGCAGGTAATGCAAATTGCACAGGTACTTGCGGGTTATACGCTCGGTGGCGCGGATATGCTGCGCCGTGCCATGGGTAAGAAAAAGCCGGAAGAAATGGCAAAACAGCGTGCCGTGTTCGAAGAAGGGGCGAAAGGCCAAGGCGTCGATGGCGAATTGGCGATGAAAATCTTCGATTTGGTAGAAAAGTTCGCGGGTTACGGTTTTAACAAATCCCACTCGGCGGCATACGCACTCGTGTCCTATCAAACGCTATGGATGAAAGCTCACTATCCTGAACCCTTTATGGCGGCGGTAATGTCGGCGGATATGGATAACACCGATAAAATCGTCACCTTGGTGGACGAGTGCAGCAACATGGGCTTAACTCTGTTGCCGCCTGATGTTAACTCAGGTCAATACAAGTTTACCGTTAACGATGATAACGAAATTGTTTATGGCATTGGCGCGGTCAAAGGGGTTGGTGAAGGGCCAATTGAAGCGATAATTGCCGCGCGTGAAGCCGGTGGGCCGTTTGCCGACTTATTTGATTTTTGTGCCCGTGTCGATATCAAGAAAACCAATAAGCGGGTTTTAGAGCGATTAATAAAATCAGGTGCGATGGACGCCCTTGGGCCAAAAACTGAAAACGGGGGCCCACATCGCGCAGCCATGTTCGAGACTCTACCAGAGGCGATTAAGGCGGCAGAGCAGCATGCTAAAGCGCAAGCGCTGGGGCAAGATGATTTATTTGGTTTAATTAACGAGCAGCCAGAAGATACTCGCCAAACCTTTAAAGACGTACCACATTGGCCAGAGCAAGAATGGCTGGAAGGGGAAAAAGAAACGCTTGGGTTATACCTAACAGGCCACCCCATCAATCGCTATCTTGCTGAGATTAAACATTATGCCACCAGCCGATTAGTCGGCGTTCAGCCGACAGGGCGCGATAAGTCTGCTACCTTAGTGGGCTTGGTTATTGGCGTACGGGTGCTGGTCAACAAACGTGGTCGCCGCTGGGCGTTAGTCACACTTGATGATCGCAGTGCGCGCCTTGATGTGCGCCTCTTTCCAGATGATTATGATAGGTTTCAAGACCTTCTGGTTAACGACGCAATTTTGGTGTGTAGTGGACAGGTCAGCTTTGATGATTATTCTGGTGGATATACAATGTCCGGCCGAGATATAATCACAATCGCAGACGCCAGAGAAAATCACGTTAAATCTCTTGATCTTAACGTTGATAGCAGTCAAATCGGTGCGGATTTTATCGAACAATTTACGCAGGTATTGTCGCCATACAAAGACGGTACTTGCCCAGTACGAGTCTTCTATAAACGCCAAGAGGCGCAAGGGGTGCTTGAGCTGGGCGTGCAGTGGCGGGTAACCCCTGCCGATATGTTGCTGCATGAAATGAAACAACTGCTTGGCGAGGAAAACCTTGCTTTGCAATTCAAATAA
- the rnhB gene encoding ribonuclease HII, whose product MTTRKKAELPPFEYPVAYCIAGVDEVGRGPLVGDVVTAAVILDMDNPIEGLMDSKKLSEKKRALLAEEIKEKAVAWAIGRATPEEIDTINILHATMLAMQRAVADLKVTPDYVLIDGNRCPELGIPSQAVVKGDARVAEISAASILAKVERDKDMIELDKLHPEFGFAKHKGYPTKAHFEKIAELGVLDCYRKSFKPVAAIVNGGK is encoded by the coding sequence ATGACAACCCGTAAAAAAGCCGAATTACCACCGTTTGAATATCCCGTTGCATACTGTATTGCGGGTGTTGATGAAGTCGGGCGAGGCCCATTAGTCGGTGATGTGGTTACTGCTGCGGTGATTTTAGATATGGACAACCCTATCGAAGGGTTAATGGACTCGAAAAAATTGTCTGAGAAAAAGCGTGCCTTGCTTGCCGAAGAGATCAAAGAAAAGGCGGTTGCTTGGGCGATTGGCCGTGCAACGCCAGAAGAAATTGATACCATTAACATCCTGCACGCTACCATGCTGGCGATGCAGCGCGCGGTAGCTGATTTAAAAGTCACGCCAGATTATGTGTTGATTGATGGTAATCGCTGCCCAGAGTTAGGCATTCCATCACAGGCGGTGGTGAAAGGTGATGCCCGTGTTGCCGAAATTAGTGCCGCGTCAATTCTCGCTAAGGTTGAGCGCGACAAAGATATGATTGAATTGGATAAGCTCCACCCTGAGTTTGGCTTTGCCAAACACAAAGGGTATCCAACCAAAGCGCACTTTGAAAAAATAGCTGAACTTGGCGTGTTAGACTGTTATCGTAAAAGTTTTAAGCCAGTTGCTGCGATCGTTAACGGCGGCAAGTAA
- the lpxB gene encoding lipid-A-disaccharide synthase, producing the protein MSNSSSQVTSDSAGPDSKQKPQNKSLPNSPIIAIVVGEHSGDTLGEGLMKAILEKQPNAKFIGIGGAKMNALGFESLYAMEELAVMGIVEVLGRIRRLLHIRKSLTEYFTQNKPDVFIGIDAPDFNLTLEQRLKTAGIKTVHYVSPSVWAWREKRVFKVQAATNLVLALLPFEKAFYDKYQVPCQFVGHSLADDIPLVSDKAAARAELGLEQSGKVLALMPGSRGGELSRLVEPFLQSAKQLLAEDPALTFVVPMISEKRAEQFNALHQEIAPELPIKLYIGKTQAVMAASDCLLTASGTVTLEAALIKRPMVITYRFNWLTYQMGKIMVKLKHFSLPNLLADKALVPELLQDDVTPEHIVPLLKERLYQDQSSLNQAFTDIHLTLKQDASQQAANAVLDLVQA; encoded by the coding sequence ATGTCGAATTCATCTTCTCAAGTGACCAGCGATTCGGCTGGTCCTGATTCTAAACAAAAGCCTCAAAATAAGTCTCTGCCGAACTCTCCCATCATTGCTATCGTCGTTGGCGAGCACTCGGGTGACACCTTAGGTGAAGGCTTGATGAAGGCCATTCTTGAAAAGCAGCCCAATGCTAAATTTATTGGGATTGGTGGCGCGAAAATGAATGCCCTTGGTTTTGAGAGCCTTTATGCCATGGAAGAGCTGGCGGTGATGGGCATTGTTGAAGTGCTCGGTCGCATTCGCCGACTGCTGCATATTCGCAAGTCACTGACCGAATATTTTACTCAAAACAAGCCAGATGTATTTATCGGTATAGATGCGCCAGATTTTAACCTGACACTTGAGCAGCGTTTAAAAACAGCAGGCATTAAAACCGTTCACTATGTGAGCCCGTCAGTTTGGGCATGGCGTGAAAAGCGCGTTTTTAAAGTGCAAGCAGCAACGAATTTAGTGCTTGCCTTATTGCCATTTGAAAAAGCGTTTTACGATAAATACCAAGTACCTTGTCAGTTTGTCGGGCATTCGTTAGCAGATGACATCCCGTTGGTCTCGGATAAAGCAGCGGCGAGAGCAGAACTTGGGCTTGAGCAATCAGGCAAAGTGTTGGCTTTAATGCCGGGCAGCCGTGGTGGTGAGCTGTCGCGTTTAGTTGAGCCGTTTTTACAATCGGCCAAGCAATTATTGGCAGAAGATCCCGCATTAACCTTTGTGGTGCCGATGATTTCAGAAAAGCGTGCTGAGCAATTTAATGCGCTTCACCAAGAAATCGCGCCAGAGCTGCCCATCAAACTGTATATTGGCAAGACCCAAGCGGTCATGGCCGCCAGCGATTGTTTGCTGACCGCATCAGGTACAGTCACGCTAGAAGCGGCATTAATTAAACGCCCTATGGTGATCACTTATCGCTTTAACTGGCTAACTTATCAAATGGGCAAGATCATGGTGAAGTTAAAACACTTCTCGCTGCCTAACTTGCTTGCCGATAAAGCTCTAGTGCCTGAGCTTTTACAAGATGATGTGACACCTGAGCATATTGTGCCACTGCTGAAAGAGCGATTGTATCAAGATCAATCGTCGCTTAATCAAGCATTTACCGATATTCATTTAACGCTCAAACAAGATGCCAGCCAGCAAGCCGCTAATGCTGTACTTGATTTGGTGCAGGCATAG
- the lpxA gene encoding acyl-ACP--UDP-N-acetylglucosamine O-acyltransferase: protein MIHEQAIIEPGAQIGENVSIGPWTYIGKDVVIGDNCDIRSNVVIKGPTTIGKGNTIYQFATIGEDCQDLKYAGEPTQLIIGDNNTFRECCTIHRGTIQDNSLTQIGSNNLFMAYTHVAHDCMVGSNCIMANNASIAGHVHVGDWAILGGMVGVHQFCHIGAHSFIAANSLVLKDVPPFVMASGHGASPFGLNSEGLKRRGFAKETILAIRRAYKEVYRKGLNVDDALVGVNELAKDHEAVNDFAAFIKSSQRGIIR from the coding sequence GTGATCCACGAACAAGCGATTATCGAGCCAGGTGCTCAAATAGGTGAAAACGTTTCCATTGGACCTTGGACGTATATTGGCAAGGATGTCGTCATTGGCGATAACTGTGATATTCGCTCGAATGTTGTGATTAAAGGGCCAACCACGATTGGCAAAGGCAACACGATTTACCAGTTCGCCACCATAGGTGAAGATTGCCAAGATTTAAAATACGCAGGTGAGCCAACGCAACTGATTATTGGTGATAACAATACCTTCCGTGAGTGTTGTACGATTCACCGTGGCACGATTCAAGACAATAGCCTGACACAAATTGGCAGTAACAACCTGTTTATGGCTTACACTCATGTTGCTCATGACTGCATGGTCGGCAGCAACTGTATTATGGCGAACAACGCTTCTATTGCTGGCCATGTGCACGTAGGCGACTGGGCGATTTTAGGTGGTATGGTAGGCGTTCATCAGTTCTGCCACATTGGCGCACACAGCTTTATTGCCGCCAACTCACTTGTGCTCAAAGATGTGCCGCCTTTCGTGATGGCATCAGGGCATGGCGCTTCGCCGTTTGGCTTAAACTCAGAAGGCTTAAAGCGCCGTGGTTTTGCTAAAGAAACGATTTTAGCCATTCGCCGCGCTTACAAAGAAGTGTACCGCAAAGGCCTAAATGTGGATGACGCACTAGTGGGTGTAAACGAATTAGCCAAAGACCATGAAGCCGTCAATGACTTTGCCGCGTTTATTAAAAGCTCGCAACGCGGCATTATTCGTTAA
- the fabZ gene encoding 3-hydroxyacyl-ACP dehydratase FabZ: MERQPNTIDVEEIQSLIPHRYPMLLIDRVVDFEPGQWLHAIKNVTVNEPVFTGHFPGYSIFPGVMILESLAQATGVLGFKSTEGRNEGEMYLFASIDNAKFKRPVVPGDTMHLHVEFLKERRGMWKFYGEARVNDKVVCSADLMCARRER; the protein is encoded by the coding sequence TTGGAACGACAACCAAACACAATTGATGTGGAAGAGATTCAATCCTTAATTCCACACCGTTACCCGATGTTATTAATTGATCGCGTAGTCGATTTCGAACCTGGTCAATGGTTACATGCGATTAAGAACGTAACCGTGAATGAGCCGGTGTTTACAGGTCACTTCCCAGGTTACTCCATCTTCCCTGGTGTCATGATTTTAGAGAGCTTGGCGCAAGCAACAGGTGTGCTCGGCTTTAAATCTACCGAAGGGCGTAACGAAGGCGAAATGTACTTGTTTGCGTCAATTGACAACGCCAAATTCAAAAGACCCGTAGTGCCGGGTGATACCATGCACTTACACGTAGAATTTCTCAAAGAACGCCGTGGCATGTGGAAGTTCTATGGTGAAGCACGCGTAAATGACAAAGTGGTTTGTAGCGCAGATTTAATGTGTGCTAGACGAGAGAGATAA
- the lpxD gene encoding UDP-3-O-(3-hydroxymyristoyl)glucosamine N-acyltransferase, producing MAMSYTLTDIAKHIGATVKGDGNISVSSLATLATAKNDQIAFLANSKYQNQLKDTQACAVILTPDMAEQCHTNALVMDNPYMGYALTAKLLDHTPASATNIHPTAVIDDSAVIGDSVAIGANAVIEAGAELAAGVMIGAGCFIGQHAKIGANTKLWSNVSVYHEVEIGSDCLIQANTVIGADGFGYAPHQGQWHKIPQLGRVIIGNRVEIGASTTVDRGALEDTIIGDGCIIDNQVQIAHNVVIGKNTAIAGCTVLAGSVKIGNNCTIGGMAAINGHIEIADNVVFTGMSMVTKGVKAPGVYSSGIPAQPNKDWNKMNARLRKLDVMAKKITTIEKTLNEQQKDS from the coding sequence ATTGCAATGAGTTATACCCTAACTGATATTGCAAAGCATATTGGCGCGACTGTTAAGGGAGATGGCAACATTTCCGTTAGCAGTCTTGCTACATTAGCGACTGCAAAAAATGATCAAATTGCCTTTCTGGCAAACAGCAAATACCAAAACCAACTGAAAGACACACAAGCCTGCGCGGTAATTTTAACGCCAGATATGGCTGAGCAGTGTCACACCAATGCCTTGGTGATGGACAACCCTTACATGGGCTATGCATTAACAGCTAAGCTGTTAGACCACACACCAGCATCAGCCACCAATATTCACCCAACAGCGGTTATTGATGATAGCGCGGTTATTGGTGACAGTGTGGCGATTGGCGCCAATGCCGTCATCGAAGCTGGTGCAGAGCTTGCCGCAGGTGTGATGATTGGCGCTGGTTGTTTTATTGGTCAGCATGCGAAAATTGGTGCGAACACTAAGCTTTGGTCAAACGTCAGCGTTTATCACGAAGTTGAAATCGGTAGCGACTGTTTAATTCAAGCCAATACGGTCATTGGCGCTGACGGCTTTGGCTATGCACCGCATCAAGGGCAATGGCACAAAATTCCGCAACTTGGCCGTGTGATTATCGGCAATCGCGTTGAAATTGGTGCCAGTACCACAGTCGATCGCGGCGCACTAGAAGATACCATTATTGGTGACGGTTGTATTATCGATAACCAAGTGCAAATTGCCCATAACGTCGTCATTGGCAAAAATACTGCAATTGCCGGCTGCACAGTGCTGGCAGGAAGTGTTAAAATTGGTAATAACTGTACTATTGGTGGTATGGCGGCGATTAACGGTCATATTGAGATTGCCGACAACGTAGTGTTCACAGGGATGTCGATGGTCACGAAAGGCGTTAAAGCGCCCGGTGTCTATTCGTCAGGTATTCCTGCCCAGCCAAATAAAGACTGGAATAAGATGAATGCTCGATTGCGCAAACTCGATGTGATGGCCAAAAAAATTACCACCATAGAAAAAACACTTAACGAGCAGCAAAAGGATAGTTAA
- a CDS encoding OmpH family outer membrane protein → MKKFMKTLALTTAASSMLLAGSAMAQKIAVVNFQEVMTKIPQTSAVMQKLETEFKDEKAVLAQLEKDIKYFQEKKKRDSSLMTDKEKADLDKEIATKFQEYQTKGKDFQQKTQVRQNEETSKIIALVRQAIDKIAAKEKFDMVIEQKAVVFSKPETSITEQVVEQVSKLN, encoded by the coding sequence AAAAGTTCATGAAAACATTGGCACTGACTACCGCCGCTTCAAGCATGTTGTTAGCTGGCTCTGCCATGGCGCAAAAGATTGCTGTTGTAAACTTCCAAGAAGTAATGACAAAGATTCCTCAAACTTCGGCAGTAATGCAAAAGTTAGAAACTGAATTTAAAGACGAAAAAGCGGTACTTGCGCAATTAGAAAAAGACATCAAGTACTTCCAAGAGAAGAAAAAGCGCGATTCTTCGTTAATGACGGATAAAGAAAAAGCCGATCTTGATAAAGAAATTGCGACGAAATTCCAAGAGTACCAAACCAAAGGTAAGGACTTTCAGCAAAAAACTCAGGTTCGCCAAAACGAAGAAACCTCAAAAATTATTGCGCTAGTTCGTCAAGCAATCGACAAGATTGCGGCAAAAGAAAAATTCGACATGGTGATTGAGCAAAAAGCCGTTGTTTTCTCTAAGCCTGAAACTAGCATTACTGAGCAAGTAGTTGAGCAAGTAAGTAAGCTAAACTAA